CTCGGCTGGCTGCGAGGGTAGCCTTGCACAACTTCTGTATCTGGCTCAACGACCAACTCGGCCGTCCTCGGCTGAAGTTCGCGGATTTGATGGGATGGTGAACTCACGATTCACACCAAACGTTTAACTATCCGAGTTGGAGGTGGCGGCGCGTTGCAGAGTCTTGATCCTGCGGGCGCTTAATAGAGCGTCTACTGCCGAGTAGATCCACGTGGCCGCAATTACCGTTAAGATTTCCGTTTCTAGCCAGGGCCAGAGCCCTATCGTTGGCAAAACCACGATAGGGAGCACCGCGAGCACTGTTCCCTTGATGAACTGCCGGTTGTAGATCTGGCCTGCACCGAAGAATACCAGCAGTGATAGCGCCGTGGCCGAAGGTGCATCCACCTCCACGTCCGGGGTGCTGCGTCTCCTCTCCGCGTGCGAGCTGCGTGCCAGCTCCCAGAGTGTCCGGAGCCAGGTGACCACCAGGGCCGGTACACCGCCTTCCTTTAGCGACTCCTCGCAGAGTTCCCCGAAGTAGCGGACCATCTCCTCGGCGTACTCTTCCCGGAAATCCTCCGGGTAGGCCACGAGCAGCTTGCGGTAGAGCCGGGCTGAGCCCCGTGCGGTCTTCTGATGTCTTTGTGAGAGATGGTCGTCCGGGTAGCTCATGTACTATCCCTCCTCCGGGGTGGGAGCGGTGTTGGGCAGCAGTCCGCGGCTCCGCGCCGTGCTCACGAGGCTCTCTAGCCTCTGCGCCTCCATCGAGGCTGCCTGCCTGCCCGTCCCCGTGATCCGGTAGTAACGGCGGCGCTCTTCGTGCCCGCTCCCCTCGGATCTCCCATCTTCTTGCTCCTCGGCCTCTACGATTAGCCCCTGTGAGATCATGCGCTTTATCGCCCCGTAAAGGGTGCCCGGCCCAAGTTTTACGCCGCCGCCGGTACGACTCTCCACCTCCCTGGCTATCCCGTACCCGTGCCGCTCCTCACCGTCGGACAAGGCGAGCAGGATGTCGAATACGGCCGGCGAGAGAGATGGGGACTCCTGTGGACCGTGTCGGGGGTCGCGCTCCCGGCTCATCTGCTATATGTCCCTACTCGATACATCGTTGCACGATATACTAATAGAGATTGGCCGGGCCTGCAATGGCGCGGTCGTGGGCGGTGTAGGTGGGTGTGAGCCGGCGTTTACCTGCCTAGCTGTGCGGGTATCCGTGTGGAGCGAGCGTTTAGAGGAGCAGATTTTGAGATACACCCAGTTTGGCGAGACGGACCTCGAGGTCTCGAAGATAGCCTTCGGCACCTGGCAGTTCGGCGGTGAGTGGGGCTCGACCGACGAGCAGGAGCTAGAAGGTGCGATCCGCAAGGCGCTCAACCTCGGCATAAACTTCTTCGACACCGCACAGGGGTACGGCTTCGGGGCGGCCGAGCAGGTGCTCGGCAAGGCCCTCGGCCCGGAGCTGAAAGAACGCCGCGAGAGCGTGGCGCTCGCCACCAAAGGCGGGCTCAGGATGGACGAGAGTGAAGGGCTCGTGCGCGACTCCAGCCCGCAGTGGCTCCGGCAGGGCGTGGAGGACAGCCTGCGGTACCTCGGCACGGATTACATAGATCTGTATCAGATCCACTGGCCCGACCCGGATACCCCGTTCTCCGAGACGGCCGGGGCGCTGGAGGAGATGGTCACGGAGGGCAAGATCCGGTACGTCGGCGCTTCCAACTTCGACGCGGAGCAGATGTCCGAGTTCGAGAGGACGCGCAAGCTCGACGGCCTGCAGCCGCCGTATCACCTCTTCCGGCGCGAGATAGAGCGCGACATCCTGCCCTACTGCGAGCGGAATGGGGTCGGTGTGCTCGTGTATGGACCGCTGGCGCACGGCCTGCTCTCCGGCAAGATGAGCCAGGATACTCAGCTAGACGAGGACGACTGGCGCGCGGGCAGCCCGCTCTTTCAGGGCGAGAACTTCCGGCGTAACCTGGAGAAAGTGGACGAGCTCAAGCAGTTCGCCGCAGAGCGCGGCCTGACCGTCGCCCAGGTCGCCGTGGCCTGGACTCTGGCGAACCCCGCCGTGGACGTCGCTATAGTCGGCGGCAGGAGGCCGGATCACATCGAGGGCACGGCGCCCGCCGGGGAAGTAGAGCTCTCCGACGAGAACCTGAGCCGTATAGACGAGATCATGCAGGACGCCGTCTCGGTCGGCGGACCGTCGCCCGAGGGCGGTGTGGAGGCCGGGGAGATCTAGGGACCTACCCGGCCTCTGCGCCGCTCTTTCCGGGGTGGGAGGCTCCACGGGTCCTGCGCCTCAAGGAGCCCGCTAGCCCCGAGGCGGCGACGCTGAAACCCAGCCACATCCAACCCGCCCCAAAGACGGCCCACAGCCCGGACCCTATCGTACCGAGCTCCCACACGAACGCCACGAGCCCGCATAGCGCCGCCGCCACGAAAGGCAGCGCCCCCCAGGCGGGGAGCGAGCCCCGCAACATCCCGGCAAGCCCCGTGACGAGCGAGCCGCCCGCGAGCACCACGAGCCCGGCACGGAACGTATAGTAGGCCGGGGCCAGCACCGTATAGGCCTCGTCCAGTCCCAGCCAGAACTGACCCACGACGCCCGCGACCACCATCAAGAGCCCGAGCAGCGTTACGCCCGCACCGGCCCGGGAAGGCCAGCCGGAGCCGAGCGCCCCGATCCATAGCAGGCCGACTACCCCCAGCGCCAGCGCGAGCGGCGCGGCGGGGAACAGCTTCCAGAACAGGTCGCTGCCTTCCTGCAGCCGGGACTCGGCGAGCACGACCCCGAGGGGAGAGACCGCCCACAGCGCGCCCCCTGGCAGGCAGGAGAGCGCCGCCAGCCACGAGACACCCTTTACCACTCTCGAAGCGAGACTCCCCATAGACGCGAACCTTTCCGGTGTGGCCCAGTACGCTTAGTAAGCCTAGTACAGTGGTGGCGGCTCGCCACCGGCGTCGGCGACGATGTAGTCCTCGTACATGCGGCGCACGATATCCCGGTTACCCGTGGAGACGTCGTCGTGCATCTCAGGGTCCTCTCGCAGAT
Above is a genomic segment from Rubrobacter aplysinae containing:
- a CDS encoding PadR family transcriptional regulator translates to MSRERDPRHGPQESPSLSPAVFDILLALSDGEERHGYGIAREVESRTGGGVKLGPGTLYGAIKRMISQGLIVEAEEQEDGRSEGSGHEERRRYYRITGTGRQAASMEAQRLESLVSTARSRGLLPNTAPTPEEG
- a CDS encoding aldo/keto reductase codes for the protein MRYTQFGETDLEVSKIAFGTWQFGGEWGSTDEQELEGAIRKALNLGINFFDTAQGYGFGAAEQVLGKALGPELKERRESVALATKGGLRMDESEGLVRDSSPQWLRQGVEDSLRYLGTDYIDLYQIHWPDPDTPFSETAGALEEMVTEGKIRYVGASNFDAEQMSEFERTRKLDGLQPPYHLFRREIERDILPYCERNGVGVLVYGPLAHGLLSGKMSQDTQLDEDDWRAGSPLFQGENFRRNLEKVDELKQFAAERGLTVAQVAVAWTLANPAVDVAIVGGRRPDHIEGTAPAGEVELSDENLSRIDEIMQDAVSVGGPSPEGGVEAGEI